From a region of the Microbacterium sp. nov. GSS16 genome:
- a CDS encoding DUF3180 domain-containing protein, with the protein MRRTSPAVLFVLALLATGAGFAFDHLLTVTGRATFTPSGLLPVLLVLIAVAVLLLALPVRRSTRGGRRIDPFRALRAATLARASSLLGAIMAGFGAGLLLFLSTRPVPAPVGSVVAMIALVICAALLVGVALIAEQFCTLPKDPDERQPDEPAS; encoded by the coding sequence ATGAGACGCACCTCCCCAGCAGTGCTGTTCGTGCTCGCGCTGCTCGCGACAGGCGCGGGCTTCGCCTTCGATCACCTGCTGACCGTCACCGGACGGGCGACGTTCACGCCGTCCGGCCTCCTGCCCGTGCTGCTCGTGCTCATCGCCGTGGCCGTGCTGCTGCTGGCCCTGCCGGTGCGGCGCAGCACGCGCGGCGGGCGGCGGATTGACCCGTTCCGTGCGCTGCGCGCCGCCACGCTCGCGCGCGCATCCAGCCTGCTCGGCGCGATCATGGCGGGTTTCGGCGCGGGTCTGCTGCTCTTCCTCTCCACCCGGCCGGTGCCTGCGCCGGTAGGGTCGGTGGTGGCGATGATCGCCCTCGTCATCTGCGCAGCGCTGCTGGTCGGGGTGGCTCTCATCGCGGAACAGTTCTGCACACTGCCGAAGGATCCTGATGAGCGACAGCCAGACGAAC
- the ppa gene encoding inorganic diphosphatase, protein MGAHDAVIEIPRGSRVKYEVDHETGRVHLDRVLYTTFGYPADYGYFDNTLGEDGDPLDVLVLLDHAIFPGVVVNVRPVAVLKMSDEAGGDDKLVAVLSKDPRWAHVQDIDDLPEYTKKEIAHFFEHYKDLEPNKWVKVDAWGDAAEAQRILDEAIERFANDGH, encoded by the coding sequence ATGGGCGCACACGACGCCGTCATCGAGATCCCGCGCGGCAGCCGCGTGAAGTACGAGGTCGACCACGAGACCGGTCGTGTCCACCTCGACCGCGTCCTGTACACCACGTTCGGCTATCCGGCCGACTACGGCTACTTCGACAACACGCTCGGCGAGGACGGCGACCCGCTCGACGTGCTGGTGCTGCTCGACCACGCGATCTTCCCCGGCGTCGTCGTGAACGTGCGCCCCGTCGCCGTGCTGAAGATGAGCGACGAGGCGGGCGGCGACGACAAGCTCGTGGCCGTGCTGTCGAAGGACCCGCGCTGGGCGCACGTTCAGGACATCGACGACCTGCCCGAGTACACGAAAAAGGAGATCGCGCACTTCTTCGAGCACTACAAGGACCTCGAGCCCAACAAGTGGGTCAAGGTCGACGCGTGGGGCGACGCCGCGGAGGCGCAGCGCATCCTCGACGAGGCCATCGAGCGCTTCGCGAACGACGGTCACTGA
- the tilS gene encoding tRNA lysidine(34) synthetase TilS: MPSLDPAIAEVRRAVRAALGALPDGATVIVALSGGADSLALTAATVFEARARHITVLSLTVDHQLQEGSDMAAASAAVAAESIGVHDALQTKVSVISGGAGIEAAAREARYAAIGSIARAEGAAAVLLGHTLDDQAETVLLGLARGSGAASLQGMAPVRTSDDGMLWMRPLLGVRREITRRACTASGIEVWDDPHNLDSRYARVRTRQRVLPVLEAELGPGIAEALARTAEQLREDAEAFEEMIHETIEDIVEHAEAGIAVSVAALAANPAALRNRIIRLVVDSEFGVSLTRTQTLEVARLVTDWSGQGPIDLPACTARRAGGQIVFSAR, from the coding sequence GTGCCCTCGCTCGATCCCGCCATCGCCGAAGTCCGACGCGCCGTGCGCGCCGCCCTCGGAGCGCTGCCCGACGGTGCCACGGTCATCGTCGCCCTCTCCGGCGGTGCGGATTCGCTTGCGCTGACCGCCGCCACCGTCTTCGAGGCGCGCGCCCGTCACATCACCGTGCTGAGCCTGACCGTCGACCACCAGTTGCAGGAGGGATCGGATATGGCTGCCGCATCCGCAGCCGTCGCCGCCGAGAGCATCGGCGTGCACGATGCGCTGCAGACGAAGGTCTCGGTCATCAGCGGCGGCGCGGGCATCGAGGCCGCCGCGCGTGAAGCCCGCTATGCGGCGATCGGCAGCATCGCCCGCGCGGAGGGCGCCGCCGCCGTGCTGCTCGGCCACACCCTCGACGACCAGGCCGAGACCGTGCTGCTCGGCCTCGCACGCGGCTCGGGGGCGGCGAGCCTGCAGGGCATGGCGCCGGTGCGCACGAGCGACGACGGGATGCTGTGGATGCGCCCGCTGCTCGGCGTGCGCCGCGAGATCACGCGCCGGGCGTGCACGGCATCCGGGATCGAGGTCTGGGACGACCCGCACAATCTCGACAGCCGCTACGCCCGCGTCCGCACCCGCCAGCGCGTGCTGCCGGTGCTGGAGGCCGAGCTCGGCCCCGGCATCGCCGAGGCGCTCGCGCGTACGGCCGAGCAGCTGCGCGAGGATGCCGAGGCGTTCGAGGAGATGATCCACGAGACCATCGAAGACATCGTCGAGCACGCCGAGGCGGGCATCGCCGTGAGCGTCGCGGCGCTTGCCGCGAATCCCGCGGCGCTGCGCAACCGAATCATCCGCCTCGTCGTCGACAGCGAGTTCGGCGTCAGCCTGACCCGCACGCAGACGCTCGAGGTGGCGCGTCTGGTCACCGACTGGTCGGGTCAGGGGCCGATCGATCTGCCCGCGTGCACCGCGCGACGGGCAGGCGGGCAGATCGTCTTCAGCGCGCGGTAG
- the hpt gene encoding hypoxanthine phosphoribosyltransferase, producing the protein MRAADIQDDLSQILVTEEEILAKLDELAARVAEDYAGKDLILVGVLKGAVMVMADFSRALPMDAPMDWMAVSSYGASTKSSGVVQIRKDLDTDLHGKHVLIVEDIIDSGLTLSWLLENFESRGAESIEVLALLRKPEAAKVQIDCRYVGFDIPNEFVVGYGLDYAESYRNLRDVAVLAPHVYS; encoded by the coding sequence ATGCGCGCTGCCGACATCCAGGACGACCTCAGCCAGATCCTCGTCACCGAGGAGGAGATCCTCGCGAAGCTCGATGAGCTCGCAGCCCGGGTCGCCGAGGATTACGCGGGCAAGGACCTCATCCTCGTCGGCGTGCTCAAGGGCGCCGTGATGGTGATGGCCGACTTCTCGCGCGCGCTGCCGATGGACGCCCCGATGGACTGGATGGCGGTGTCGAGCTACGGCGCGAGCACGAAGTCGAGCGGCGTGGTGCAGATTCGCAAGGACCTCGACACCGACCTGCACGGCAAGCACGTGCTCATCGTCGAGGACATCATCGACTCGGGCCTGACGCTCAGCTGGCTGCTCGAGAACTTCGAGTCGCGGGGTGCGGAGTCGATCGAGGTGCTCGCTCTGCTGCGCAAGCCCGAGGCGGCGAAGGTGCAGATCGACTGCCGCTACGTCGGGTTCGACATCCCGAACGAGTTCGTCGTCGGCTACGGGCTGGACTACGCCGAGAGCTACCGCAACCTGCGCGACGTCGCCGTGCTGGCGCCGCACGTGTACAGCTGA
- the folE gene encoding GTP cyclohydrolase I, which yields MSVDRARVERLTRELLDAIGEDPDRPGLTHTPSRMAELYAEFFAGVGEDPASHLARTISVARGPAPDTLPSGAVLLRDIRFRSVCEHHLLPFAGVAHIAYLPGEQVVGLGALVKVVETLATRPQVQERLGEQVADAIAENLDTRGVLVVLDASHGCVTMRGGRQPIATTVTIAARGAYTDPAARAELIALIGGPSAGSVAQGVGEQFS from the coding sequence GTGAGCGTCGACAGGGCGCGCGTCGAGCGGCTGACCCGCGAACTGCTCGACGCGATCGGGGAGGACCCGGATCGGCCAGGGCTCACGCACACGCCGAGTCGCATGGCAGAGCTGTACGCCGAGTTCTTCGCCGGTGTCGGAGAGGATCCGGCGTCGCACCTCGCACGCACCATCAGCGTCGCGCGCGGGCCGGCGCCGGACACCCTGCCCTCCGGGGCGGTGCTGCTGCGCGACATCCGCTTCCGCTCGGTGTGCGAGCACCACCTGCTGCCCTTCGCCGGCGTCGCGCACATCGCGTACCTGCCGGGCGAGCAGGTGGTGGGCCTGGGCGCACTGGTGAAGGTCGTCGAGACACTCGCCACCCGCCCGCAGGTGCAGGAGCGGCTCGGCGAGCAGGTGGCGGATGCCATCGCCGAGAACCTCGACACCCGTGGCGTGCTCGTGGTGCTCGACGCCTCGCACGGCTGCGTCACCATGCGCGGCGGCCGGCAGCCGATCGCCACCACCGTGACCATCGCCGCCCGCGGCGCCTACACCGATCCTGCTGCCCGCGCCGAGCTGATCGCCCTGATCGGCGGCCCTTCGGCAGGCTCAGTGGCCCAGGGCGTGGGGGAGCAGTTCTCATGA
- a CDS encoding peptidoglycan DD-metalloendopeptidase family protein — protein MNEDITADARSAGADCGCAPTAAEREALWSRSKLTRRGALTAGALSVIALSAFGVSAATQTAQAAGYPSWDDVQRAKANEAAKASEITRIEALIKQLTDEAAAAEAAARKAGEEFYAAQQAYFDQAAKADDLQAQADEQAKIAADSARKAGQVANQLYRSGGDEAALELFLSESSNGADDLLARLGSMDKLVEYNRTVADRAASARDTAQSLSNQASTARDERDRLQKIAEEKMQAAQRAADAAQAALEERQANLVTLQAQLAALKDNTTATVAGYQEGERIRKEEEARRRAEEAERARRAAEEAAKNNQSGGGGSGGGGGGGGGGGGGGSGSGAWRRPHGGYISSHFGPRPPVCTGGVCRSTNHGGTDFANGCGAPIYAASSGRVDAAFYNGGFGNWVRIQHGNGISTSYAHMSGYAVSHGQQVSAGQVVGYAGNTGASQGCHLHFEVYINGGRTNPYNFLAARGAI, from the coding sequence GTGAACGAGGACATTACTGCGGATGCCCGATCCGCAGGGGCCGACTGCGGCTGCGCCCCGACGGCCGCGGAACGCGAGGCCCTCTGGTCGCGCTCGAAGCTCACCCGCCGTGGTGCGCTCACCGCCGGAGCCCTGAGTGTCATCGCTCTCTCGGCCTTCGGTGTGTCGGCTGCCACGCAGACGGCCCAGGCCGCCGGCTACCCGAGCTGGGACGACGTGCAGCGCGCCAAGGCGAACGAGGCGGCGAAGGCGTCGGAGATCACGCGCATCGAGGCGCTGATCAAGCAGCTCACCGATGAGGCCGCAGCGGCCGAGGCCGCCGCCCGCAAGGCCGGCGAGGAGTTCTACGCCGCGCAGCAGGCCTACTTCGACCAGGCCGCCAAGGCCGACGACCTGCAGGCGCAGGCCGACGAGCAGGCGAAGATCGCCGCCGACAGTGCCCGCAAGGCCGGCCAGGTCGCCAATCAGCTCTATCGCAGTGGCGGCGATGAGGCGGCGCTCGAGCTCTTCCTCTCCGAGTCCTCAAACGGCGCCGACGACCTTCTCGCTCGCCTCGGCAGCATGGACAAGCTCGTCGAGTACAACCGCACGGTCGCCGACCGTGCGGCATCCGCTCGCGACACCGCGCAGTCGCTCAGCAATCAGGCGTCCACCGCCCGCGACGAGCGCGACCGGCTGCAGAAGATCGCCGAAGAGAAGATGCAGGCCGCGCAGCGCGCCGCCGACGCGGCTCAGGCTGCGCTCGAGGAGCGCCAGGCCAACCTCGTGACGCTGCAGGCGCAGCTCGCCGCTCTCAAGGACAACACCACCGCGACGGTCGCCGGCTACCAGGAGGGCGAGCGCATCCGGAAGGAAGAGGAGGCGCGTCGCCGCGCCGAGGAGGCCGAGCGTGCGCGTCGGGCCGCGGAGGAAGCCGCCAAGAACAACCAGAGCGGCGGCGGTGGAAGCGGTGGCGGCGGTGGTGGCGGTGGCGGCGGCGGCGGCGGCGGGTCCGGATCCGGTGCATGGCGACGTCCGCACGGCGGGTACATCTCGTCCCACTTCGGCCCGCGCCCGCCGGTGTGCACCGGCGGCGTCTGCCGCTCGACCAACCACGGCGGCACCGATTTCGCTAACGGATGCGGCGCGCCGATCTACGCGGCGTCGTCAGGGCGGGTGGATGCCGCGTTCTACAACGGTGGCTTCGGCAACTGGGTGCGCATCCAGCACGGCAACGGCATCTCGACCAGCTACGCCCACATGTCGGGCTACGCCGTCTCGCACGGCCAGCAGGTCAGCGCCGGGCAGGTCGTCGGATATGCCGGCAACACCGGCGCCTCCCAGGGGTGCCACCTGCACTTCGAGGTGTACATCAACGGCGGCCGAACCAACCCCTACAACTTCCTGGCGGCCCGCGGCGCGATCTGA
- the folP gene encoding dihydropteroate synthase has protein sequence MTGIWGILNITPDSFSDGGSYVELDIAVARARTMRAQGASIVDVGGESTRPGAERISSAEEQRRVLPVIEALAAEGIPTSIDTLNADTAAAAVRAGARIVNDVSGGLADDRMLATVAELDADIAIGHWRGPSSDMYARAQYVRIAREVASELRERVTAAAVAGIAPSRVILDPGIGFAKSGPQNWEVLRGLDEIVALGHRVLVGTSRKRFLAETLEGDPDRSRRDLATAVTSALAARAGAWAVRVHDVAATRDALAVASAWDGV, from the coding sequence ATGACGGGCATCTGGGGCATCCTGAACATCACTCCCGATTCGTTCAGCGACGGCGGCAGCTACGTCGAGCTCGACATCGCCGTCGCCCGCGCGCGCACGATGCGCGCCCAGGGGGCGAGCATCGTCGACGTCGGCGGCGAGTCCACCCGGCCGGGCGCCGAGCGCATCAGCAGCGCCGAGGAGCAGCGCCGAGTGCTTCCGGTGATCGAGGCGCTCGCCGCCGAGGGCATCCCGACGTCGATCGACACCCTCAACGCCGACACCGCGGCGGCCGCCGTTCGCGCGGGAGCGCGCATCGTGAACGACGTGTCTGGCGGACTCGCGGATGACCGGATGCTCGCGACGGTCGCCGAACTCGATGCCGACATCGCCATCGGCCACTGGCGCGGACCGTCGAGCGACATGTACGCCCGAGCGCAGTACGTGCGGATCGCCCGGGAGGTGGCGTCCGAGCTGCGCGAGCGCGTCACCGCCGCCGCGGTGGCCGGCATCGCACCGTCGCGCGTCATCCTCGACCCGGGCATCGGCTTCGCGAAGTCGGGGCCGCAGAACTGGGAGGTGCTGCGCGGGCTCGACGAGATCGTCGCGTTGGGGCATCGCGTCCTCGTCGGCACGTCGCGCAAGCGCTTCCTCGCCGAGACGCTCGAGGGAGATCCCGACCGGTCGCGTCGCGATCTCGCCACGGCCGTGACGAGCGCGCTCGCCGCCCGAGCGGGCGCGTGGGCGGTGCGGGTGCACGACGTGGCCGCCACCCGCGATGCCCTTGCCGTCGCGAGCGCATGGGATGGTGTCTGA
- the folB gene encoding dihydroneopterin aldolase: MSAVDEITLTGLTVFGYHGIFDFERRQGQEFTIDLTLQLSLAAAARSDDVTDTVHYGELADTVAAIVAGEPVNLIETLAERIADAALDDVRVQNVTVTVHKPHAPIEQTFADVSVTVRRGRQ, translated from the coding sequence ATGAGCGCAGTCGACGAGATCACCCTCACCGGGCTGACGGTTTTCGGGTACCACGGCATCTTCGACTTCGAGCGTCGTCAGGGCCAGGAGTTCACGATCGACCTGACGCTGCAGCTGTCGCTCGCGGCGGCCGCCCGGTCGGATGACGTCACCGACACCGTGCACTACGGCGAACTGGCCGACACGGTCGCCGCGATCGTCGCCGGCGAGCCGGTGAATCTCATCGAGACCCTGGCGGAGCGGATCGCGGATGCCGCTCTCGACGACGTGCGCGTGCAGAACGTGACGGTCACCGTGCACAAGCCGCACGCGCCGATCGAGCAGACCTTCGCCGACGTCTCGGTCACCGTCCGGCGGGGGAGGCAGTGA
- a CDS encoding NADPH-dependent F420 reductase, with product MTTLGIIGAGHIGSQIARAAIGAGYDVVIANSRGPETLADLVAELGDRARAATAEEAGAAGDVVVVTVPLHALQQIPVEPLAGKIVLDTNNYYFERDGHIDALDRGLTTTSEMLQEHLPTSRVAKAFNHIQAEQITAGGMPAGTPNRRALATASDHADAAEFVTHLYDQLGFDTVNIGPLSESWRVERDRPAYVVRQNAEELTQNLAIANRLPR from the coding sequence ATGACGACTCTCGGAATCATCGGTGCAGGACACATCGGCAGCCAGATCGCTCGGGCTGCCATCGGTGCAGGCTACGACGTCGTGATCGCGAACTCGCGCGGGCCGGAGACCCTCGCTGATCTCGTCGCCGAGCTCGGCGACCGCGCTCGCGCAGCGACCGCCGAGGAGGCCGGTGCAGCCGGCGACGTCGTGGTCGTGACCGTGCCGCTGCATGCGCTGCAGCAGATCCCCGTCGAGCCGCTCGCCGGGAAGATCGTGCTCGACACCAACAACTACTACTTCGAACGAGACGGCCACATCGACGCCCTCGACAGGGGACTGACCACGACCTCCGAGATGCTGCAGGAGCACCTGCCGACGTCTCGCGTCGCCAAGGCGTTCAACCACATCCAGGCCGAGCAGATCACCGCGGGCGGCATGCCCGCCGGCACCCCGAATCGTCGAGCGCTGGCGACGGCGAGTGACCATGCGGATGCCGCGGAGTTCGTCACCCACCTGTACGACCAGCTGGGATTCGACACGGTCAACATCGGCCCGCTGAGCGAGTCGTGGCGCGTCGAGCGAGACCGCCCGGCATACGTCGTGCGGCAGAACGCCGAGGAGCTGACTCAGAACCTGGCGATCGCCAATCGGCTGCCCCGATGA
- the ftsH gene encoding ATP-dependent zinc metalloprotease FtsH, producing the protein MDVKKVSRNPLIYVALIGALLFAGFLLISNLAAPTQVTVQQGLQLLKGDTVTKVVNTDGDQRVDLTLSKEFEGAKNVQFYYVEARADQVVEAIDAAEIKAKDVTDVVPRATWFDGFISLLLPLVLLGLLFWWLLSSMQGGGSKVMQFGKSKAKLVNKETPTVTFADVAGAEEAIEELHEIKEFLQDPAKFQAIGARIPKGVLLYGPPGTGKTLLARAVAGEAGAPFYSISGSDFVEMFVGVGASRVRDLFTQAKENAPAIIFIDEIDAVGRHRGAGMGGGNDEREQTLNQMLVEMDGFDPNANVIVIAATNRPDILDPALLRPGRFDRQIGVDAPDMKGRQQILEVHSKGKPLAQSVDLEVVARKTPGFTGADLANVLNEAALLTARSNAQLIDNRALDEAIDRVIAGPQRRTRVMKDKEKLITAYHEGGHALAAAAMNYTDPVTKITILPRGKALGYTMVMPLDDKYSVTRNELQDQLTYAMGGRVAEELVFHDPTTGASNDIEKATSIARKMVIEYGMTTQLGPVKLGSEGGEPFAGRDMGRGREYSETIAERVDAEVRALIEQAHNEAYKVISENRDILDRLALALLEEETLDHNQIAEIFTEVRKLPERPQWLSSEERPVSTLPPIAVPRRVEEGVAAQTAQQTGQARPSTSPATGGQARPATA; encoded by the coding sequence ATGGACGTCAAGAAGGTCTCCCGCAATCCGCTGATCTATGTCGCGTTGATCGGCGCGCTGCTCTTCGCCGGTTTCCTGCTGATCTCGAACCTCGCGGCCCCCACGCAGGTGACCGTGCAGCAGGGGCTCCAGCTGCTCAAGGGCGACACGGTGACGAAGGTGGTCAACACCGACGGCGACCAGCGGGTCGACCTGACGCTCTCGAAGGAGTTCGAGGGCGCCAAGAACGTGCAGTTTTACTACGTCGAGGCGCGCGCCGATCAGGTCGTCGAGGCCATCGACGCCGCTGAGATCAAGGCTAAGGACGTCACCGACGTCGTGCCCCGTGCGACCTGGTTCGACGGTTTCATCTCCCTCCTGCTGCCGCTCGTGCTGCTGGGGCTGCTGTTCTGGTGGCTGCTCTCGTCGATGCAGGGCGGCGGCAGCAAGGTCATGCAGTTCGGCAAGTCCAAGGCCAAGCTCGTCAACAAGGAGACCCCGACCGTCACCTTCGCCGACGTCGCCGGAGCGGAGGAGGCCATCGAGGAGCTGCACGAGATCAAGGAGTTCCTGCAGGATCCGGCCAAGTTCCAGGCCATCGGCGCGCGCATCCCGAAGGGCGTGCTGCTGTACGGCCCTCCCGGAACCGGCAAGACGCTGCTCGCTCGCGCCGTGGCGGGCGAGGCCGGCGCGCCGTTCTACTCGATCTCCGGTTCGGACTTCGTCGAGATGTTCGTCGGCGTCGGCGCATCCCGCGTGCGCGATCTGTTCACCCAGGCCAAGGAGAACGCTCCGGCCATCATCTTCATCGACGAGATCGACGCCGTCGGCCGTCACCGCGGTGCCGGCATGGGCGGCGGCAACGACGAGCGCGAGCAGACCCTGAACCAGATGCTCGTCGAGATGGACGGCTTCGACCCGAACGCGAACGTCATCGTCATCGCGGCGACGAACCGCCCCGACATCCTCGACCCCGCGCTGCTGCGCCCCGGCCGCTTCGACCGGCAGATCGGCGTCGACGCGCCTGACATGAAGGGCCGCCAGCAGATCCTCGAGGTGCACTCCAAGGGCAAGCCCCTCGCGCAGTCGGTCGACCTCGAGGTCGTCGCGCGCAAGACCCCTGGCTTCACGGGTGCCGACCTCGCCAACGTCCTCAACGAGGCTGCTCTGCTGACCGCGCGCTCGAACGCGCAGCTGATCGACAACCGCGCGCTCGATGAGGCCATCGACCGCGTCATCGCCGGCCCGCAGCGCCGCACCCGTGTCATGAAGGACAAGGAGAAGCTGATCACCGCCTATCACGAGGGCGGGCACGCCCTCGCCGCGGCGGCGATGAACTACACCGACCCCGTCACGAAGATCACGATCCTGCCGCGCGGCAAGGCGCTCGGATACACGATGGTCATGCCGCTCGACGACAAGTACTCCGTCACCCGCAATGAGCTGCAGGATCAGCTGACCTACGCCATGGGCGGTCGCGTCGCCGAAGAGCTGGTCTTCCACGACCCCACCACCGGCGCCTCGAACGACATCGAGAAGGCCACCAGCATCGCGCGCAAGATGGTCATCGAGTACGGCATGACCACGCAGCTCGGCCCGGTCAAGCTCGGCTCCGAAGGCGGCGAGCCGTTCGCCGGTCGCGACATGGGGCGCGGACGCGAGTACTCCGAGACGATCGCCGAGCGCGTCGACGCCGAGGTGCGCGCGCTGATCGAGCAGGCCCACAACGAGGCCTACAAGGTGATCAGCGAGAACCGCGACATCCTCGACCGTCTCGCCCTGGCGCTGCTCGAGGAGGAGACCCTCGACCACAACCAGATCGCCGAGATCTTCACCGAGGTGCGAAAGCTCCCCGAGCGCCCGCAGTGGCTCTCGAGCGAGGAGCGCCCGGTGTCGACGCTGCCTCCCATCGCGGTGCCCCGTCGCGTGGAGGAGGGCGTCGCCGCGCAGACTGCGCAGCAGACCGGCCAGGCACGCCCGTCGACCTCACCCGCGACCGGTGGGCAGGCCCGACCGGCGACGGCGTGA
- a CDS encoding DUF937 domain-containing protein: MNVDEILNQVPVDDIAKRFGVSPEVARQAVKEGGATLLGGLAKNAESGEGSAAIEKALNRHGGFSGASTVDDVDQADGEKIVKHVFGERKGEVAEKLNKSEKTAGGIDFGKLLPILAPIIMGIIANKTKGGSGGGGLGDILGGLLGGGRSSGGASGGSSGGGLGGLGDILGGLLGGRK, translated from the coding sequence ATGAACGTCGACGAGATTCTCAACCAGGTGCCGGTGGATGACATCGCGAAGCGCTTCGGCGTCAGCCCCGAGGTCGCGAGGCAGGCGGTGAAGGAGGGCGGCGCGACTCTGCTCGGCGGTCTGGCGAAGAACGCCGAGAGCGGAGAGGGCTCGGCTGCGATCGAGAAGGCGCTTAATCGGCACGGCGGGTTCTCCGGCGCGTCCACGGTCGACGACGTCGATCAGGCCGACGGCGAGAAGATCGTGAAGCACGTCTTCGGCGAACGCAAGGGCGAGGTCGCCGAGAAGCTCAACAAGAGCGAGAAGACGGCGGGCGGCATCGACTTCGGCAAGCTGCTGCCGATCCTCGCGCCGATCATCATGGGCATCATCGCTAACAAGACCAAGGGTGGCTCGGGCGGGGGTGGCCTGGGCGACATCCTCGGCGGTCTGCTCGGCGGTGGCCGCAGCTCGGGTGGCGCGAGCGGCGGATCATCCGGCGGCGGGCTCGGTGGCCTGGGCGACATCCTCGGCGGACTGCTCGGCGGCCGGAAGTAG
- the folK gene encoding 2-amino-4-hydroxy-6-hydroxymethyldihydropteridine diphosphokinase produces the protein MDRRLTHLPDLPDPRPGREPQVAVIALGSNEGDRGEMLRAAAERLRRLPLVDDLVMSEPIETVALKPDGPDPDAPPYLNAVALMTTRLAPQVLLGMLHAVEEEQGRVRVERWGDRTLDLDLIAYGDVASDAPHLQVPHPRAAERLFVLEPWLSIDPDAVLPGAGRVDELVRRLRDAGER, from the coding sequence ATGGACCGTCGCCTCACCCACCTGCCGGATCTGCCCGACCCGCGGCCCGGCCGCGAGCCTCAAGTGGCCGTGATCGCACTCGGATCGAACGAGGGTGACCGCGGCGAGATGCTGCGCGCCGCGGCCGAGCGGCTGCGCCGCCTACCCCTGGTCGACGATCTCGTGATGTCCGAGCCCATCGAGACGGTGGCGCTGAAGCCCGACGGCCCGGACCCCGACGCGCCGCCCTACCTCAACGCGGTCGCGCTGATGACGACCCGCCTCGCACCGCAGGTTCTGCTGGGCATGCTGCACGCGGTTGAGGAGGAGCAGGGCCGGGTGCGTGTGGAGCGCTGGGGCGACCGCACGCTCGACCTCGACCTCATCGCCTACGGCGACGTGGCAAGCGACGCGCCGCACCTGCAGGTGCCGCACCCCCGTGCGGCCGAGCGACTCTTCGTGCTCGAGCCCTGGCTCAGCATCGACCCCGACGCGGTGCTCCCCGGAGCGGGCCGCGTCGACGAGCTGGTGCGCCGACTGCGCGACGCGGGCGAGCGATGA
- a CDS encoding SDR family NAD(P)-dependent oxidoreductase encodes MTAKTIVLTGASDGIGAAASRKLVADGHMVVLVGRSPQKTAALAGELGAEHFSADFADLSQVRALAEELKRAHPRIDVLVNNAGGIFGDRTRTVDGFEKTLQVNHLAPFLLTNLLLDTLIASSASVVNTSSAAARLFGSIDIDDLNNERGYSPNKAYGDAKLSNILFTKELQRRFGRRGLSAVAFHPGVVRTSFASDTTSVMRFLYQTPLARLLGLLSPEQGARPLVWLAGGEPGTDWMPGEYYEKQKVAATSPQALDEQLAAELWRRSAEYVGLPDDGA; translated from the coding sequence ATGACCGCGAAGACGATCGTGCTGACAGGCGCCAGCGATGGCATCGGGGCGGCAGCGTCACGCAAGCTGGTCGCCGACGGGCATATGGTCGTCCTCGTCGGCCGCTCGCCGCAGAAGACCGCAGCGCTTGCGGGGGAGCTCGGCGCGGAGCACTTCTCCGCAGACTTCGCGGATCTGTCTCAGGTGCGTGCATTGGCGGAGGAACTGAAGCGAGCCCACCCGCGCATCGACGTCCTCGTCAACAACGCCGGTGGCATCTTCGGCGACAGGACCAGAACCGTCGACGGCTTCGAGAAGACGCTGCAGGTGAACCATCTCGCGCCGTTCCTGCTCACCAATCTCCTTCTCGACACCCTGATCGCGAGCAGCGCGTCGGTCGTCAATACGTCCAGCGCGGCCGCGCGCCTGTTCGGATCCATCGACATCGACGACCTGAACAACGAGCGGGGCTACTCGCCGAACAAGGCGTACGGCGACGCGAAGCTCAGCAACATCCTCTTCACCAAGGAGCTTCAGCGTCGTTTCGGCCGACGCGGGCTGTCGGCTGTCGCCTTCCACCCCGGCGTCGTGCGCACGAGCTTCGCCTCGGACACCACCAGCGTCATGCGGTTCCTGTATCAGACGCCTCTGGCGCGCCTGCTAGGTCTTCTCAGCCCGGAACAGGGCGCCCGACCGCTGGTATGGCTGGCAGGAGGTGAGCCGGGCACGGACTGGATGCCGGGGGAGTACTACGAGAAGCAGAAGGTCGCGGCGACCAGCCCGCAGGCACTCGACGAGCAGCTCGCCGCCGAACTGTGGCGTCGCAGCGCGGAGTACGTCGGATTGCCGGACGACGGGGCGTGA